A window from Malassezia japonica chromosome 1, complete sequence encodes these proteins:
- a CDS encoding uncharacterized protein (COG:S; EggNog:ENOG503NUKM), with the protein MAWDGWRWALLLLVPLGVLALNHLVLPLVARALLRGRLSFSCASLLRGIHELVYTRRGETAPALRVRRISLALHLPRFVGSDGQSRVRLITVCVDGLDVRAPTRTTHAAEQAAAQAAAADKAEAAKQYIAHEAHLVRLMRESDEPQSTEQDRALTLRRFLECRAKALAHKSKSAAGVLAQHAFTLLTAFVALEVRDIEATVPDLDMHLAVDRVTLNGSAHLTYRRRASQVLAGIASLRPDQRVSDGFHDTPSGAARKQRSLLGRPQGHARVALEVSGVHVSRSSHRSTTLAASEGSTTLALHVRLGEAIALASTDVDLALGEATLFVDALQSLLADRPKTPSRKRPTNRGAQVLAAIATLGIRAEAVHARYSLPSADAYVRASVRDIALKLGTSDASDDVHQAWFGACGVQGHKTLDGKHRVPILLEARRVFRAKLDIASIEAHLHGPHRAPLVRVGSVQSWARTSVTPCGMLALRTAAHGAPAFFSNDPNEPAAALYLRIAQVRGAPDLEALHLLGAALPRGAPKKKSSVQRPLTMPRLAVVVHLDSLVYMVHATSASLRPPEKWDEPGTALVLSLPKAYFSMQGSYHERLGAQLKSWCTETAQPGRDTETAPLGVPGMQGSAPYLAPYARVSDPQATPPNPAPCHTTEPDEVPKEVYEPCPLKYQVDCSAGIDVVEVYLSAAHPGTTDLPPRVAHDDILLITTLEALVSTRTPSAVDPVSFTPTLDMGRTRSRASLYVHDVEVDLWQAHVLHALGQFCAALGGAPAAPKEDAPDTPFFSRVPRVALMHVGIGSSSFFLGSSDKNFEPDTRRGMGLVLGQTTMDYAHLSRPPYWDTRNEASKDARTTLRLPNHIGSCARETAHAYGAGATFSLVQYDAALYPIVDMGAARSKGKPQPAGSDSTFAKQTGKHRVSVPSEYAGEDATSTLAKPPHKHDAEHDVEGTPQSTPGTPDAALDTPPRRLPGDPHAKAAPVDQVEPNRPAVPGSPPYVPLKDEEPPELPAHEAPTEPSTTEYMPGAIARASVNLDRIPETINVTIERPQTPPKEKATAIYAPDHWSFDRSFTPLVRTPPYVPRMRQLDATTHIVHIPQLRLDGEFRPPGHSADVAMQVRTHGPVSLRVRLLHTYCILVAVSGILSVLPKRDKAPQAKTQKPKVQIDLHAVLPRMNLTALLPAEREAFAAVNELEVHFRNPRALRVSFALLRGAVPSAQRGLSDKWEEALTVRRLAVSWGEQANALETVFVTGDCLHARIPYAYNTHQLIEGSIVAFKASKQLFFQLVKGYEGSAIYPHAEAPKRLPPISIRMRMACFEAADNAFDSRLALILRAGADEQLMRMERGRLFDMRAQTEHAVPTDEAHERLLALDSSLWVRRFHNALHERQRRERELLAYIHKRVSDPAAASHDALPIPLVPTPADPPLARMLMTQLCVDVSRPASYPLDKTHEFLHEQAGNPVELEYTTLIPLHLRWRMTEAVVRLRDYPVPLLHIPSCVGGEDGEGAAAPCFDAEGDLCIAEQLGTDASVRHVPVTILPAIEGHRSVEHGLLVPKSVMSPKMYGTLTVHVATTAPTHFAWGQSMQPAIQDLIRVVDCITSPPHDPSPKPGPWDKLPFQLQGRLHLSFAGDVRLHLKGSRDPYQVSGSGAGFVLGWGKHVEVRLGFPNPDQEFLQVISGEHLLAIPNLAHVVDPYGTGLRESAPSDRQRMTTVLARAPVWPMPPLAKVVWRLSNGVRWGMGLVPERTCTDATCKRDPKCEGMPFYRKCRFFGRIPHWKVITRSREGFDRLPKEEQTDSFAGWRSDFVHLSLSLQAIGDGAGVPLDEDEVPDLAAGINALNNLYITPLAWDHFWEWKNLFNSALSLPIRQGPVFPKPPGQKSPKFGLHLATIKYRFNLSPLCITHVYRQRMRYDLAHGLRTFVGVKAKLGTFYLDMHQRLQETVHERPGTDKPPIRAFHKPFYEAESDLSDLELFCLGARFKEQFGYTPGIDDDHDQRFDLFGEFFTDSTESSTEDTLYDPDDYVELDNVPLEDVPPRLRIHQALSLARFNFHRRVESRHDYMQRPNAPKESYQRTTSKFGHENTHTCLIGSSRKVMDEHLAVARRRVRHIEGDIESGKAMQVASAGSAPQTRERYAARVERLEGVLERLRDHCKLIEEHRKNKDKLDDVPQAEIDSLHHAMATGEGAPNLASDTVNAEMRKEWESFNNQLLVYNPVGILSNQTRDLLMRYYTSSKLHRRFSQHLSVSEQREIHELLEKKIKTEDEGAVHEEESQDPVSLLGDLVHDTVRLAEQHTGLPHTFLGDFGAESSKEHHPADAISEEYILRKKTICLCVQPQLVLRSKASRKATLMFHANQLRVRNYAVSDENYMDDSKNRNVLHRNYISMQSLQCFHTLRDLDTDADRNLRRLALPASLLTQSNTEQAEFQRIMRETHAFVLYDKHNQGRLNDPTRPVLIKDRRDDLSVGYLEHHMDLVRVLCPRFTLTATNEQYSAIYTVVTDLILHTDPMYKEHAQKRDSIVYAYNFDDPDLVTTLISTLQLRIHDLLNLRRVYEAHYDQLNVSGRTEYVRISAELLDQYLELTLIEEAVRMSHASVRDKEKQFAMLLQCFAESVEWNMIGNVDVPNADPLLARLVLSRASFARLSLANGTSTNSLTLGDVNARNAHPTAFFEEIIARYVPKTHEHDMVKRDLFLSTAWLLLPPAGGVAIVDRFEFHLHPIRVQLELKVGKQLMDYLFGTHRNKQEEEPEVVEDTPKSKRWLRRLLHRRSKGELHEESSSEDEDEEAEVDTALEGLGITGAPTGDSSSQHTNEPHRAFALANIARMSRWDDDDQDSVANNEAVRAEMARRAAAYLSFIQVIFNKLTVCLSYKGDAEHSLTNLYDLEFQTPRLEYTNLLGSYGDLADALKKDMIRIAWQNRNTLLKGVIATNNKKRATLKRLRAHRLMKYGDSASEVKRQLQLIGEEGVHDLEQIVDDRLGESQGGITHEAQDAAHKIEAMHKGDDDEQTPTREAPPPPPPKHTSTMPPPSEHSGAAPPLVPSMYGAPSYLGQDVRDATPKPSAPSSAPTPTVRSSAATPQSRPGTPQSAAPRLDAHEAPPSQTGSPSRSESGKRGRLRRFLHLPPKHS; encoded by the coding sequence CACAAGAGcaagagcgccgccggcgtccttgcgcagcacgcaTTCACGCTCCTCACCGCgttcgtcgcgctcgaggtgcgcgacatTGAGGCAACGGTGCCGGACCTCGATATGCACCTCGCCGTGGACCGCGTCACGCTCAACGGCTCGGCACACCTCACgtaccgccgccgcgcctcgcagGTGCTCGCAGGGATCgcgagcctgcgcccggACCAGCGCGTCTCGGACGGATTCCacgacacgccgagcggcgcggcacgcaaGCAGCGCTCGCTCCTCGGACGGCCCCAGGGACACGCAcgcgtggcgctcgaggtgagcggcgtgcacgtatcgcgctcgagccaccgcagcacgacgctcgccgcgtccgaAGGGAGCACGACACTCGCGCTGCatgtgcgcctcggcgaggcgatcgCACTCGCATCCAccgacgtcgacctcgccctgggcgaggcgacgctctttgtcgatgcgctccagagcctgctcgccgatcgGCCCAAGACCCCGTCGCGGAAACGGCCGACAAaccgcggcgcacaggtGCTCGCGGCCATCGccacgctcggcatccgCGCCGAAGCGGTGCACGCACGCTACTCGCTCccgagcgccgacgcaTACGTCCGCGCATCCGTGCGCGACATTGCCTTGAagctcggcacgagcgacgcgtcaGACGACGTGCACCAGGCCTGGTTCGGCGCATGCGGTGTCCAGGGGCACAAGACCCTCGACGGGAAGCACCGCGTGCCGATCCTCCTcgaggcacgccgcgtcTTTCGCGCAAAGCTCGACATTGCCAGCATCGAGGCGCATCTGCACGGGCCACACCGCGCAccgctcgtgcgcgtcggctcGGTACAGTCCTGGGCACGCACCTCGGTGACGCCGTGCGGCatgctggcgctgcgcaccgccgcgcacggcgcgccggcgttCTTTTCCAACGACCCCAACGAgccggccgcagcgctGTACCTGCGCATCGCACaggtgcgtggcgcgccggacctcgaggcgctgcacctcctcggcgcggccctGCCCCGGGGCGCGCCCAAGAAAAAGAGCAGCGTGCAGCGCCCACTGACCatgccgcgcctcgccgtcgtcgtgcaCCTCGACTCGCTGGTGTACATGGTacacgcgacgagcgcctcgctccgGCCGCCGGAAAAGTGGGACGAGCCAGGGACCGCGCTGGTCCTCTCGCTGCCTAAGGCGTACTTCTCAATGCAGGGCTCCTaccacgagcgcctcggcgcgcagctcaagaGCTGGTGCACCGAGACCGCGCAGCCGGGGCGGGATACCGagacggcgccgctcggcgtgccgggcaTGCAGGGCTCCGCGCCGTACCTCGCGCCGTATGCGCGGGTGAGCGATCCGCAGGCGACGCCCCCGAACCCCGCGCCGTGCCACACGACAGAGCCGGACGAGGTGCCGAAGGAGGTGTACGAGCCGTGCCCGCTCAAGTACCAGGTCGACTGCTCGGCAGGCAtcgacgtcgtcgaggtgtACCTCAGTGCAGCGCACCCCGGCACGACCGATCttccgccgcgcgtcgcgcacgacgatATCCTGCTCATTACCACGCtagaggcgctcgtctcgACACGCACACCATCGGCCGTTGATCCAGTATCCTtcacgccgacgctcgacatgggccgcacgcgctcgcgcgcctcgctgtacgtgcacgacgtcgaggtcgacctGTGGCAGGCGCATGTGCTGCATGCCCTCGGCCAGttctgcgcggcgctcggcggggcgcccgccgcaccGAAAGAGGACGCGCCGGACACGCCGTTCTtctcgcgcgtgccgcgcgtcgcgctgatGCACGTCGGTATCGgctcctcgagcttctTTTTGGGCAGCTCAGACAAGAACTTTGAGCCggacacgcgccgcggcatgggcctcgtgctcggccagACGACGATGGACTATGCACACCTATCAAGGCCACCCTACTGGGACACACGCAACGAGGCATCCAAGGATGCACGCACCACACTGCGCCTGCCGAATCACATcggcagctgcgcgcgcgagacCGCGCATGCGtacggcgcgggcgccaccttctcgctcgtgcagtacgacgcggcgctctacCCGATCGTCGACatgggcgccgcgcgctccaagGGCAAGCCGCAGCCGGCGGGTAGCGACTCGACGTTTGCCAAGCAGACCGGCAAGCACCGCGTCAGTGTCCCGTCCGAGTACGCGGGCGAGGACGCGACAAGCACCCTGGCCAAACCCCCGCACAAGCACGATGCGGAGCACGACGTAGAGGGCACGCCGCAAAGCACACCAGGCAcgccggacgccgcgctggatacgccgccgcgcaggctgCCGGGCGACCCGCACGCCAAGGCCGCACCGGTCGACCAGGTCGAGCCGAACCGCCCGGCGGTCCCGGGCTCTCCCCCATACGTCCCGCTCAAGGACGAAGAGCCGCCCGAGCTGCCGGCGCACGAAGCGCCGACCGAGCCGTCGACGACCGAGTACATGCCCGGCGCCATCGCCCGCGCCTCGGTGAACCTGGACCGGATCCCCGAGACGATCAACGTCACGATTGAGCGCCCGCAGACGCCGCCCAAGGAAAAGGCGACGGCGATCTATGCGCCGGACCACTGGTCGTTCGACCGCTCGTTCACACCGCTCGTGCGTACGCCGCCGTACGtgccgcgcatgcgccagctcgacgcCACAACGCACATCGTGCACATTCcccagctgcgcctcgacggcgagttCCGCCCGCCGGGGCAcagcgccgacgtcgcgatGCAGGTCCGCACGCACGGGCCAGTCTcgctgcgtgtgcgcctCTTGCACACCTACTGTATCCTGGTCGCTGTCTCGGGCATTCTGTCGGTGCTGCCGAAGCGCGAcaaggcgccgcaggccaAGACGCAAAAGCCCAAGGTGCAGATCGACCTGCACGCGGTCTTGCCCCGCATGAACCTCACCGCACTGCTCCCCGcagagcgcgaggcgtttgCAGCGGTGAACGAGCTGGAAGTGCACTTCCGCAACccccgcgcgctgcgtgtaTCGTTCGCGctcttgcgcggcgcggtgccgagcgcgcagCGTGGCCTGAGCGACAAGTGGGAAGAGGCACtgaccgtgcgccgcctcgccgtgtCATGGGGCGAGCAGGCcaacgcgctcgagacggtgTTCGTGACGGGCGACTGCCTGCACGCGCGTATTCCGTACGCGTACAACACGCACCAGCTGATCGAGGGCTCGATCGTGGCGTTCAAGGCTTCGAAGCAGCTCTTCTTCCAGCTCGTCAAGGGGTACGAGGGCTCGGCGATCTATCCgcatgccgaggcgcccaagcGCCTGCCCCCGATCTCGATCCGGATGCGCATGGCGTGCTTCGAGGCGGCGGACAATGCGTTCGActcgcgcctcgcgctgatTTTGCGTGcgggcgccgacgagcagctgaTGCGCATGGAGCGCGGCCGTCTGTTTGACATGCGCGCACAGACCGAACACGCGGTGCCGACCGACGAGGCACACGAGcggctcctcgcgctcgactcgtcgctgtgggtgcgccgcttccacaatgcgctgcacgagcgccagcgccgcgagcgcgagctccttgcgtACATCCACAAGCGCGTTTCGGAtccggcggccgcgtcgcacgACGCCTTGCCGATCCCGCtcgtgccgacgccggccgaccCGCCGCTGGCACGCATGCTCATGACGCAGCTGTGCGTCGACGTGAGCCGCCCGGCGAGCTACCCGCTGGACAAGACGCACGAGTTCCTGCACGAGCAGGCAGGCAACcccgtcgagctcgagtaCACGACGCTCATCCCGCTCCATCTGCGGTGGCGCAtgaccgaggcggtggTGCGTCTGCGCGACTATCccgtgccgctgctgcacaTCCCTTCCTgtgtcggcggcgaggacggGGAAggggccgccgcgccgtgcttTGACGCAGAGGGCGACCTGTGcattgccgagcagctcggcacggaCGCCTCCGTGCGCCACGTCCCGGTCACGATCCTGCCCGCGATCGAGGGACACCGGTCGGTGGAACACGGCCTCTTGGTGCCCAAGAGCGTCATGTCGCCAAAAATGTACGGCACGCTTACTGTACACgtcgcgacgaccgcgccgaCACACTTCGCCTGGGGGCAGTCGATGCAGCCTGCGATCCAGGACCTGATCCGCGTCGTGGACTGCATCACGAGCCCGCCGCACGACCCCTCGCCAAAGCCGGGGCCTTGGGACAAGCTGCCGTTCCAACTGCAAGGGCGCCTGCACCTATCGTTTGCAGGCGACGTCCGCCTGCACCTCAAGGGCTCGCGCGATCCTTACCAGGTgtcgggcagcggcgccggaTTCGTCCTGGGCTGGGGCAAGCACGTCGAAGTCCGCCTCGGCTTCCCGAACCCGGACCAAGAGTTCCTGCAGGTAATCAGCGGCGAGCACTTGCTGGCGATTCCAAaccttgcgcacgtcgtcgacccGTACGGCACCGGTCtgcgcgagagcgcgccgtcggaCCGGCAACGGATGACCACCGTgctggcgcgtgcgcccgtGTGGCCCATGCCGCCCCTCGCCAAGGTCGTCTGGCGCCTGTCGAACGGCGTGCGGTGGGGTATGGGCCTTGTGCCGGAGCGCACCTGCACGGACGCGACGTGCAAGCGCGACCCCAAGTGCGAAGGCATGCCGTTCTACCGCAAGTGTCGCTTCTTTGGCCGCATCCCGCACTGGAAGGTCAttacgcgctcgcgcgaaGGCTTTGATCGCCTGCCGAAGGAGGAGCAGACGGACTCGTTTGCCGGCTGGCGCTCCGACTTTGTGCACCTGTCCCTGTCGCTCCAAGCGATCGGCGACGgtgccggcgtgccgctcgacgaggacgaagtGCCTGACCTCGCTGCAGGCATCAATGCACTGAACAATCTGTACAttacgccgctcgcgtggGACCACTTTTGGGAGTGGAAGAACCTGTTCAACTCGGCGCTCAGTCTCCCGATCCGGCAAGGCCCCGTGTTCCCCAAGCCTCCCGGCCAAAAGTCGCCCAAGTTTGGGCTGCACCTCGCCACAATCAAGTACCGCTTCAACCTGTCACCGCTGTGCATCACACACGTATACCgccagcgcatgcgctACGACCTGGCGCATGGCCTTCGCACATTTGTCGGCGTCAAGGCGAAGCTCGGTACGTTTTACCTGGACATGCACCAGCGTCTCCAGGAGACAGTGCACGAGCGCCCTGGCACGGACAAACCGCCGATCCGCGCGTTCCACAAGCCATTCTACGAAGCCGAGTCGGACCTCTCGGACCTCGAGCTGTtctgcctcggcgcgcgcttcaAGGAGCAGTTTGGCTACACGCCCggcatcgacgacgaccacgACCAGCGCTTCGATCTCTTTGGCGAGTTCTTCACCGACTCGACCGAGTCCTCGACTGAAGACACGCTGTACGACCCCGACGACtacgtcgagctcgacaatgtcccgctcgaggacgtgccgccgcgcctgcgcatccACCAGGCACTGTCGCTCGCACGCTTCAACTTCCATCGCCGTGTCGAGTCGCGCCACGACTACATGCAGCGCCCCAACGCGCCGAAGGAGTCTTATCAACGCACCACGTCCAAGTTTGGGCACGAGAACACCCACACGTGTCTCATCGGCTCTTCGCGCAAGGTCATGGACGAGCACCTGGCcgttgcgcgccgccgcgtgcgccacaTTGAAGGCGATATCGAGTCGGGCAAGGCGATGCAGGTCGCGTCGGCAGGCAGCGCGCCCcagacgcgcgagcggtacgcggcgcgtgtcgagcgcctcgaaggggtccttgagcgcctgcgtgaTCACTGCAAGCTCATTGAAGAGCACCGCAAGAACAAGGacaagctcgacgacgtTCCCCAAGCCGAGATCGACTCACTGCACCACGCCATGGCGACCGGCGAGGGGGCGCCGAACTTGGCGAGCGACACGGTGAATGCCGAGATGCGCAAGGAGTGGGAATCGTTCAACAACCAGCTCCTTGTGTACAACCCGGTGGGTATTCTTTCGAACCAGACGCGCGACTTGCTCATGCGCTACTATACGAGTTCGAAGCTCCACCGCCGCTTCTCGCAGCACCTCAGTGTGTCGGAGCAGCGCGAAATccacgagctcctcgagaaAAAGATCAAGACGGAAGACGAGGGGGCCGTGCACGAAGAAGAGAGCCAGGATCCCGTCTCGCTGCTCGGAGATCTCGTGCACGACacggtgcgcctcgccgagcagcacacGGGCCTGCCCCACACCTTCCTCGGCGACTTTGGCGCGGAGAGCTCCAAGGAGCACCATCCCGCGGATGCCATCTCGGAGGAGTACATCCTCCGCAAAAAGACCATTTGTCTCTGTGTCCAGCCCCAGCTGGTCCTGCGCAGCAAGGCGAGTCGCAAGGCCACCCTTATGTTCCACGCAAACCAGCTGCGTGTGCGCAACTATGCGGTGAGCGACGAGAACTACATGGACGATTCCAAGAACCGCAATGTGCTGCATCGCAACTACATCTCGATGCAGAGCCTGCAGTGCTTCCATACCCTCCGCGACCTGGACACGGATGCGGACCGCAatctgcgccgcctcgccctccCTGCGTCGCTCCTTACGCAGAGCAACACGGAGCAGGCCGAATTCCAGCGGATCATGCGCGAGACGCACGCATTTGTCCTCTACGACAAGCACAACCAGGGCCGCCTCAACGacccgacgcgcccggTGCTCATCAAGGACCGCCGCGATGACCTCTCGGTCGGCTACCTCGAGCACCACATGGACCTTGTGCGCGTGCTCTGCCCTCGCTTTACGCTCACCGCGACAAACGAGCAGTACTCGGCGATCTACACAGTGGTCACGGATCTGATCCTGCACACCGACCCGATGTACAAAGAGCACGCCCAAAAACGCGACTCGATCGTGTACGCGTACAACTTTGACGACCCCGACCTGGTCACGACGCTCATCTcgacgctgcagctgcgcatccACGACCTGCTgaacctgcgccgcgtgtaCGAGGCGCACTACGACCAGCTCAACGTCAGCGGCCGCACCGAATACGTCCGCATCTCTGCagagctcctcgaccagTACCTCGAGCTGACGCTCATCGAagaggcggtgcgcatgTCGCATGCATCCGTGCGCGATAAGGAGAAGCAGTTTGCCATGCTCCTCCAGTGCTTTGCCGAGTCGGTCGAGTGGAACATGATTGGAAACGTGGACGTGCCCAACGCCGAcccgctgctcgcgcgcctcgtcctgtcgcgcgcgtcctTTGCGCGCCTGAGCCTCGCGAACGGCACGTCGACAAACAGTctgacgctcggcgacgtaAACGCACGCAACGCGCACCCCACGGCCTTTTTCGAGGAGATCATTGCACGCTACGTGCCCAAGACGCACGAGCACGACATGGTCAAGCGCGACCTATTCCTCAGCACCGCGTGGCTCCTCCTGCCTCCCGCGGGCGGTGTCGCGATTGTCGATCGCTTCGAGTTCCACCTGCACCCGATCCGAGTCCAGCTGGAGCTCAAGGTGGGCAAGCAGCTGATGGACTACCTCTTTGGCACCCACCGTAACAAGCAGGAAGAGGAGCccgaggtcgtcgaggacaCGCCCAAGTCCAAGCGCTGGCTCCGCCGCCTCCTTCACCGCCGCAGCAAAGGCGAATTGCACGAAGAGTCTTCGTCCGAAGACGAGGATgaagaggccgaggtcgacacggcgctcgaagGCCTCGGCATTACCGGCGCACCGACCGGCGACAGCAGCTCGCAGCACACCAACGAACCTCACCGTGCATTTGCGCTGGCCAACATTGCACGCATGTCGCGCtgggacgacgacgaccaggACTCGGTCGCGAACaacgaggcggtgcgtgccgaaatggcccgccgcgccgccgcgtacCTCTCGTTTATCCAGGTGATCTTCAACAAGCTCACCGTGTGCCTGTCGTACAAGGGCGATGCGGAGCACTCGCTCACGAACCTTTACGACCTGGAGTTCCAGACGCCCAGGCTCGAGTATACCAACCTCCTTGGCTCGTACGGCGACttggccgacgcgctcaagAAGGACATGATCCGCATCGCATGGCAGAACCGCAATACACTCCTGAAGGGCGTCATTGCGACGAACAACAAGAAGCGCGCCACGCTCAAACGCctccgtgcgcaccgcctgaTGAAGTACGGCGACAGCGCGTCGGAAGTCAAGCGCCAGCTCCAGCTGATCGGCGAAGAGGGCGtgcacgacctcgagcaAATCGTCGAtgatcgcctcggcgagagcCAGGGCGGCATTACGCACGAAGCGCAGGATGCTGCGCACAAGATCGAGGCCATGCACaagggcgacgacgacgagcagacgccgacgcgagaggcgccgccgccgccgccgccgaagcACACGAGCACGATGCCGCCCCCGTCTGAGCactcgggcgccgcgccgcccctCGTTCCGTCCAtgtacggcgcgccgagctacCTTGGGCAGGACGTGCGGGACGCCACACCGAAGCCGTCCGCGCCGTCAAGCGCACCAACGCcgaccgtgcgctcgagcgccgcgacgccacAGTCGCGGCCGGGCACGCCGCAgtcggctgcgccgcgcctcgacgcgcacgaAGCGCCGCCCTCGCAGAccggctcgccgagccggaGCGAGTCGGGTAAGCGtgggcgcctgcgccgcttctTGCACCTTCCTCCAAAGCACTCGTAG